A genomic window from Drosophila sulfurigaster albostrigata strain 15112-1811.04 chromosome 4, ASM2355843v2, whole genome shotgun sequence includes:
- the LOC133846906 gene encoding putative cyclin-dependent serine/threonine-protein kinase DDB_G0272797/DDB_G0274007 yields MHQAKMNNLQNHLQHMQQHQQAARRHQMPPPPATGAASRLSASYCLGSRSQQQANHQQPVQHNLQKKAISKVMTPAKNTQQSSAQRQHQHQHRQHQQFQHRRQQADEQTQQQQSSNASPCEILLALQRSVEISKVLEEKVNNLSKTVYSVLMTLMREKFGSPVDNHSKSEDTH; encoded by the exons ATGCACCAGGCCAAAATGAACAACCTTCAAAATCATCTCCAGCACatgcagcagcaccaacaggCAGCGCGCCGACACCAGATGCCTCCGCCTCCAGCAACAGGGGCAGCCAGCAGGCTCAGTGCATCCTACTGCCTCGGTTCCAGAAGCCAACAACAGGCCAAC CATCAGCAGCCAGTCCAACACAACCTGCAAAAGAAGGCAATTAGTAAAGTGATGACACCAGCCAAAAATACTCAGCAGTCTTCTGCACAGcggcagcatcaacatcagcatcggCAGCATCAGCAGTTCCAGCATCGACGTCAGCAGGCGGACGAGCAgacccaacagcaacaaagcagCAATGCCTCACCCTGCGAAATCCTTCTGGCCCTCCAGAGATCAGTGGAGATCTCAAAGGTGCTTGAAGAAAAGgtaaataatttatcaaaGACTGTCTACTCCGTCCTTATGACACTTATGCGCGAAAAATTCGGCAGCCCAGTCGACAACCATTCCAAATCTGAAGATACTCACTAG
- the LOC133847014 gene encoding uncharacterized protein LOC133847014, which yields MRNINKAKCKGTVRVEQWLGRARRTTSVVAGQGKETRFLPLYLMVVFFCLADGVLETVDQKRHRVFGVLARQWKDCTENYYRRSMMRWNRLAKWSGRSKIRSTSAGT from the exons ATGAGGAATATAAACAAGGCGAAGTGTAAG GGAACTGTGCGAGTGGAGCAGTGGCTGGGCCGCGCGCGTCGTACAACTAGTGTCGTCGCGGGGCAAGGGAAGGAAACAAGATTTTTA CCTTTGTATTTAATGGTTGTGTTCTTTTGTCTTGCAGATGGAGTGTTGGAAACGGTGGACCAGAAGAGGCATAG GGTATTTGGTGTATTAGCGAGACAGTGGAAGGACTGTACGGAGAACTACTACAGACGCAGT ATGATGCGTTGGAACAGATTGGCCAAATGGAGTGGCAGATCAAAGATTAGATCAACGAGTGCAGGTACGTG A